In Eucalyptus grandis isolate ANBG69807.140 chromosome 4, ASM1654582v1, whole genome shotgun sequence, the following proteins share a genomic window:
- the LOC104441980 gene encoding uncharacterized protein LOC104441980, with amino-acid sequence MAAQSAAAPPAPPTAGAAVGHRTETPPPKTLRGLNKPKCIQCGNVARSRCPYQSCKSCCSKAQNPCHIHVLKANATFPEKTPPSNSPIFSQQATEPSSSGSSLRVASLRQLSNNFAQFNNVQMPLRSKKPLTRKDAAAINEWRFAKLKEFKDRHIEVENESFDRYMQNVGLLEEVFALESLAKGFGQDESSTSISSPTCGEEKSIVFSEMKLKLKANPVRKENLRKRIHSVIDQGLRKLQKLELNSQANDSVAQGELNNRPKIKGFQVERALIIRDLNEKLNKARNEEDLKSCLDMQAQLISQHVGLGETVAENTKPSLPAHSAGDDKKTGSGSAFSLPKSVCTAEIDQQTLHIIGAHFSSLEQIEKL; translated from the exons ATGGCGGCCCAGagcgccgccgcgccgccggcCCCACCGACCGCCGGCGCCGCGGTGGGGCACCGCACGGAGACGCCGCCGCCGAAGACCCTCCGCGGCCTCAACAAGCCCAAGTGCATTCAGTGCGGCAACGTCGCCCGCTCCCG GTGTCCTTACCAGTCATGCAAAAGTTGCTGCTCCAAAGCTCAAAATCCCTGTCATATTCATG TTTTGAAAGCCAATGCAACTTTTCCAGAGAAGACCCCACCTTCAAACTCCCCTATATTTAGTCAGCAGGCAACTGAACCATCTTCTTCAGG GAGTTCACTGAGAGTTGCATCTCTTCGGCAACTATCCAACAATTTTGCCCAATTCAATAATGTGCAAATGCCATTGCGTTCTAAGAAGCCATTAACCAGAAAG GATGCTGCGGCTATAAATGAATGGAGATTTGCCAAGTTAAAGGAGTTCAAGGATCGGCATATCGAGGTAGAGAACGAATCTTTTGACCGATATATGCAGAATGTTGGCCTACTAGAAGAGGTATTTGCTTTGGAGTCACTAGCCAAAGGTTTTGGCCAAGATGAGTCCTCCACATCAATATCTAGCCCCACTTGTGGGGAGGAGAAGAGCATTGTCTTCTCAGAGATGAAACTGAAGCTAAAAGCAAACCCAGTTAGGAAGGAAAATTTGAGAAAGAGGATTCACAGTGTCATTGATCAAGGGTTGAGGAAACTTCAGAAACTCGAGTTGAATAGTCAGGCAAATGACTCAGTTGCCCAAGGCGAACTGAATAATAGACCCAAAATAAAAGGTTTCCAGGTTGAAAGAGCTTTGATTATCCGTGATCTAAACGAGAAGCTGAACAAAGCACGGAATGAGGAGGATTTAAAATCTTGCTTGGATATGCAAGCCCAGTTAATTAGTCAGCACGTGGGGTTGGGGGAAACAGTAGCAGAAAACACCAAGCCATCCCTGCCTGCACATTCTGCTGGAGATGATAAGAAAACGGGGTCTGGATCTGCTTTTTCTTTACCGAAGTCTGTATGTACTGCTGAGATTGATCAACAAACTCTCCACATCATCGGTgctc